The following proteins are co-located in the Thermodesulfovibrionales bacterium genome:
- a CDS encoding PAS domain-containing protein has translation YLLQSVVDMIYKEEHILFPMAMEMLTDADWGKVKRGEEEIGYAWIEPERGWMPGAEGAPAEGKAAGQERLTLDTGHLSLEQVNLLLTHLPLDLSFVDEKDEVAYYSQTKERLFPRSPGVIGRKVQKCHPPKSFHMVQKILDEFKAGKRDVADFWIQMKGRFIHIRYFAVRDSEGNYRGTLECSQDVTAIRKLEGEQRLLDWD, from the coding sequence AGTACCTGCTCCAGAGCGTGGTGGATATGATCTACAAGGAAGAGCATATCCTTTTCCCGATGGCAATGGAGATGCTCACCGATGCGGACTGGGGGAAGGTGAAGAGGGGTGAAGAAGAGATCGGGTACGCATGGATCGAACCCGAGAGGGGCTGGATGCCAGGTGCTGAAGGTGCGCCGGCCGAAGGGAAAGCGGCCGGACAGGAAAGATTGACCCTCGATACGGGTCATCTCAGCCTTGAGCAGGTGAATCTTCTCCTGACCCATCTGCCGCTCGATCTCTCCTTCGTGGATGAGAAAGACGAGGTAGCCTATTATTCCCAGACAAAGGAAAGGCTCTTCCCGCGGAGCCCCGGCGTAATCGGGAGGAAGGTCCAGAAGTGCCATCCGCCGAAGAGCTTCCACATGGTGCAGAAGATCCTCGATGAGTTCAAGGCCGGGAAGAGGGATGTCGCTGATTTCTGGATCCAGATGAAGGGCAGGTTCATCCATATCAGGTATTTCGCGGTGCGCGACTCCGAAGGAAATTACCGGGGCACGCTCGAATGCAGTCAGGATGTCACCGCGATCCGGAAACTCGAGGGCGAACAGAGGCTGCTCGACTGGGATTGA